A genomic stretch from Theobroma cacao cultivar B97-61/B2 chromosome 4, Criollo_cocoa_genome_V2, whole genome shotgun sequence includes:
- the LOC18603215 gene encoding actin-depolymerizing factor produces MAFRRANASSGMGVAEHSKSTYMELQRKKVFRYVIFKIDEKKNEVVVEKTGGPAESYDDFTASMPENDCRYAVYDFDFVTSENCQKSKIFFIAWSPSVSRIRSKMLYATSKDRFRRELEGIHYEIQATDPTEMDLEVIRERAR; encoded by the exons ATGGCTTTTAGAAGA GCAAATGCATCATCTGGCATGGGAGTGGCTGAACACAGCAAAAGCACATACATGGAGCTGCAGAGGAAGAAGGTGTTCCGATATGTGATCTTTAAGATTgatgagaagaaaaatgagGTTGTAGTGGAAAAGACTGGGGGTCCAGCTGAGAGCTATGATGATTTCACTGCCTCAATGCCTGAGAATGATTGCCGATATGCAGTTTATGACTTTGATTTTGTGACTTCTGAGAACTGCCAGAAGAGCAAGATCTTTTTCATTGCATG GTCTCCTTCTGTTTCAAGGATCCGTTCCAAGATGCTTTACGCAACATCGAAGGACAGGTTCAGGAGGGAACTGGAGGGCATTCATTATGAAATCCAGGCAACTGACCCCACTGAAATGGATCTTGAGGTGATCAGGGAGCGTGCACGTTAA